atgtttagcattgaggtcctagccgttacatgtttagcattgtaggtgctagctgctacatgtttagcattgaggtgcgagctgctacatgtttagcattaaggtgctatctgctatatgtttagcattgaggtgctagctcaGGGGTGCCGGACTCCAGTCcttgagggccggattcctgagacttttagatgtatctctgctccaacacaccttgTTGAAACCAATGTTAACGAGCCATTCAGTTGATTCAGCTTTACAGCTGAATCAACTGAATACTGcagcacatttgtaaaagtttaaggaacaatttaaaagcatgaatgggGTCCTATTTCCTCCGTACAGCCCCCAGTGATGTGCTGTATGGAGGAAAGACAAGAACATAGCGGCGCTGCATcccgtatgtgtgtgtatgtgtgtgtgtgtgtgtgtgtgtgtgttcctgctgCAGGGTTTACAgactacgttcacaccaaacgcggtttctgcgggaccgttcgcgtctgtcgcgcgaaaccttccgcaggatcaaaaaatgtttccctattcgcttcattcgcgtctgaagcgaagctccgcccaccagactcccaaacggcgacaaccaggctctgtttgtttccacacCCAAAATGGAGGACCCCAGGAAAATCGCTGCACTTTACCTCTTTTTGAAGAGGAACAGCCGTCAAAACGCACGACGCCGGCGTTCCTGGATTCACCAGGTGAACCAGCAACGTAaccaacttggtgagtttcactgcctgctccAGGAGCTTCGCCTGGATGATGACCGTTTCCAGCGGTACCTGCGACTGACCGTTGCCCAATTCGACGAcctgctgggtcggattggcccacggatCTCCCGGCAGGACACCAACTACCGGCGTTCCATCTCTGCATCCGAACggctgtccatctgtctccggtaagtttcatTAACCGAAGATGCCATtgccatgattcatcagacatatcgctcaaatacacaataaagatagatacttcattaaaatgtttttcctttttagatGCCTATTCTGGGAAATAAGGCCTGcctcattaatattatttattgttgataattaatatattatttaagtaataattcacaaataatttatttactaTTGGTAATTATTTTCCTCTGAAGAAACCTATTCTGGGAGATTAGACCTGCTTCATTAATACTATTATGTATTTTCTATAGTGTCTTTAATTTGAAGCAATCATAAATCATTATGTACTAATAATTATTGTCCTCTGGCTACACCTATTCTGGGAGATTAGGCCTgcttcattaatattatttataattcatgtaatatttaagtaataattcataaatcattatttatttactattgttaaTTATTGTCCTCTGGAGAAACCTATTCTGGTGAGATTTGGCGTGCttcattaaaattatttattgttgataattaatatattatttaagtaataattcacaaatcattatttatttactattggtaattattttctctcattaataatatgtattgtttataatttatttaatatgaaGTAATCATAAATCATTATGTACTAATAATTATTGTCCTCTGGAGACACATTGTGGGAGATAAGGcgtgttctctctctctcatttcttcctcttttatgcacacacccacattatgtATATTTGATCATCAATCGATCTAATCTTTTCTGTGTCGTTCACCGTGCAGGTACctggccacaggtgactccttcaggaccatAGCAAACAGCTTCCGCGTTGGGGTCTCCACATTGTGCCTGAGGTTGCAGCTGCTATCTGGGACTGCCTAGTGGAGGAGTTCATGGCTGTTCCCACCGCAGAGGAGTGGAAGTCCATTGCTGAGACCTTTGAGGCAAAGTGGAATTTCCCTCTCTGCTGTGGAGCACTTGATGGCAAACATGTTGTCCTTAAAGCCCCCCCCGAGTCAGGACTACAAGGGAACATATTCTTTAGTTCTCCTTGCAGTTGTAGACGCAAATTATTGTTTCCGGGTGATTGATGTCGGGGGCTATGGGAGAACAAGTGATGGAGGGATCCTCGCCAACTCCACGTTTGGTCAGGCTCTCCGGGCCGGCACCCTCCCCTTGCCTGCAGACCAGACACTGCCAGGGGCAGACCACCGTGGGCCACAGCCACACGCGTTTGTTGCCGATGAGGCTTTTCCACTCAGGAAAAACCTCATGAGGCCATTTCCTGGGCGCAACATCCCAAGAGAGCGGAAAATTTTCAATTACCGTCTGTCCCGGGCTCGTATGGTGGTGGAAGACGCCTTTGGCATCCTCTCCTCTCAGTGGAGAATGTACAGGCGTGCCATGGAGGTGAGGGTAGATGTTGCAGAGAAATGTGTGAAGGCAACCTGTGTTCTGCACAACTTCCTGCGACACACATCTACCACAGCCAGAGTGAACAATCCAACTGCTGAGGTGGAGCCACTGCCAGGACTGGGAAGAGTTGCCGCCAACTACTCTGGACGGGAGGCCATCAGGGTGCGAGAGGTCTTCACGTCATACTTCTCTGCAGAGGGAGCTGTTCCGTGGCAAGACAGCAGGCTGTCATAGTGCACCAGCGCACACAAAACGGctcttttaagagccaaccacatacATAGAGCATACTTCCTACTGcattaacatgtgtataataaatatggataATTGGGGGAGAGACATTTGCcatcttcatttttaaccagacATAAACAATCCATGAAACCTCACCTCAGAAATTCAGTTaaggcattaaaggtctcacagaGACATAAGGAAACTCTAAATTCTTATATGAACATtatatataaccttgatgtggaGTACACATATAGATGTTTAGATGCATtggtaaaaaatacaaagaaagcgAATGTCAActtgaaaatgtgattttacTCAACAATCCTTAAAGAACATTATTTACATGAGCTTTATAATACCtcgattttaaacaaactattatattaactttataatacctcaattttaaacaaactattcaCATGAACTTTATAAAACTTCGAAATAAACTATTTACAATGTGATTCCTACCATGCAAAGAGtgcccccaccccaccccacccagcCAAATCTAAAACCTATTCAAAATTTTCTAAATTTAGAGTCACCGGAAGATTGTCAACAAGTACTTtgtacaattgtaattttacaaACTCCCTGTTTTCTGGGGGCACTCTTTGCAGGGTAGGAAGcaggctttttaaaaacatttcatctGCCGACATAGGTGGTGGTGGAGAAGGAGGAGGTCTTCTGAGGGCCTCCATGATGACCAGGTCCATCTCACTTGGGCCTTGGCTGGGTCTCTTCTTTGCCCTCCTTCCTTTAAAGAAACATATTAACATATATTaatagcttatcaagtcacgatcatagatatattttaattaatcgaggtaatgatcaacattgtcatcactgatataccaagcatTTAAAGATACATTgtatttataacagaatgcaaaacaacttctgttaTGATCATAccagatggtttggctgcacttgatcctgcaggagatgctgctgcagCATTAGCAGGAACCcttgcaacagcagcagcacccCCATCAGCACCTCCAGCCTCCACATGAGCACCACCAGCCTCCACATCAGCACCACCAGCATCCTCTCCTTCGCCCTCACCTTCTGCTTCCTCTCCCtcattgtttacctctgagtgacaaCAAACATGAGATATGAAATattactatacattttaaatcatgatACTAGATTTttatcccccccccacccacactaGAAGAAGTCCTATTGTGCATAAAGGTCTGATTATGAAGCAGATACATttttctatatgtatatatgtctgcactgataaacaaacctccagtctctgatggaTGACCATATTCTGCAGccctgtcttcctcaaccccCTGCACCATGCTGCTGCTGGTGTCTCTCGGTGAAATGAAGGGGTCGAGGTATTTCCAGAGTATTTCCACCATTTTGATGGCCCTGCAGCTGACCCACTCCTTTTCtccagacactttcttttttcctttaaatacGTGTCTCTGAGGCCCTTCCACCTTTTACGGCAGAGATCCGCTGTTATaaacagcagaaaaataaacaataatatgtATACAACGGTATAACATATATCAATCcttactaaataaaataaaatgtttttattaatttatatattgccactctaaatttaattgatgacgtttgttttataaatatgaaatagtgtATCAATATTATGTAATATACATGTAcagactgtatatataaaaattgtGCAGAATTTATATTGAGtgtgtattgtaaaaatagtaatataagttaaatattttttgtgtgtgatattatgtagatAACCTGGTTTTTTATGTTGTGATGGTTGaaataagctttgcttcaacctataCCCTTTCGGCTGAAGAACTGAACTACTgggtgttgtttgttctgtactTGTTTATGAAGACTATAAAACGGCGGTAAAATGACACAGCGGCCATTAGCTGCAAATCCTAGCTCattgccgactttcaaagatgaaaactacagagaaagAAGATTTACCTGCTAGTCCCACCGCTTCGCCGATCGTCCTCCACGCCAGGTCCTTCTTGGTCCGGTCCCGGTACCAATAACTGGCTGTGTTGTACAGCTCagggtggtcacacaccgctacgaTTAGCTTGTCATCCATGTTTGAATAGGTGGGTGGACTGGTTTCCGCGAacgccaatcagagtccttgtttgccaacaaggactctgattggcgttcgcgcctgcgcgtcacgcgaaactgccgctggagttcaatattttcaactcaagcgaacggcGAATAACGCGAAATCATCATCTTTTCAGTCCATCTTAAAAGAGAAACAGCTGGTCGACCTTAAATATTACCAGTAGAGGCGCTTGAAGGTGACGCCAAAGCTTCCCATTGGTCAAAACTCTGCATTTAAACGAGGGGTGTGCTCATGAAAAGCCGTTAATAACGTCAGTTCACCTGTTGGCAGAAAGCGACACAAACATGGCGATAGACTGGAGTGGAGCAGGGTTCACGCTAACTTTAATCgtgttttcttgtatttttgcgGGCATACGGACCGAAGCGGCGGTTTCAGACACTAGAAATGTCACTCAAATACTCGGCATGAGGCTGGAGAAGAGCGAAAAACCCGCGGAGACCACCGTGAAGGGACCGAGGGAAGCCCCATCCTCGTCAGGTTCTACGGGCTCCACCTGTTCCCTAACAGCTCGGAAATCATCACCTTCGCCGAGCTGTATTCAAGCGAGGAAGAAGATGATGATCTTGGCGCCATAGAAGTGAAACAGCCGGAGTAGTCAGTCTCAACTAGTGATGTGCTGAGCGTGCCGAGTCTTCAAAGCGTGTACCGAGTAATCTAAGGGAGATATTTTTGAAGCGTGGGTCGAGGCGCGTGTTGGTGACGTATGTGGTGACGTTCGAAGCCTCGCGAAGCGGCCGGACTGAATCCGGAAATGATTCGCTGGTTTGGAGCgcgattcaaaataaaacagatgagTCGACGCAATGGATTCCCCTtcactttttgtgtttctgggttattgcGCTTCTTTTGGCATCCTATTCGAGCTTCTTCTTTTGCGATGGAACCAGCAAGAAAGAGAAGATTTTCTCCAGTTTGGGAGCACTTTGAACAGATCTCACCTAATAAGGTAAGGCATAGCAATAATTATGTAATAATAGATTACACAAATATGACAACATATAATTTCTCTTGCTCACATTTGTCTTTTCTAAATAggtttgaataattgtttttttaattgtaggtGAAAGTGTCTGTTGTGCTCTAAACAACTgggttataataataacaccTCAGCTATGTTAAGGCACTACcgagccttgcatggcagtgtGGATTCCAACCAGGGTGAACCTGTCTCGGGTAGGccattttatttcatgataaTAATTGATGATGATTGTCCTACAATTACACTTTATATGgttatttgaatttaattgtCCATTAAAATGTCTAACTATAACATATGCATTTTCATTCAGCTGAGACGGTTGACTTGACTGAGGTGTTGGTGGATATGGTGATTGAGGATTCCCAGGCCTTTTCCATTGTGGAGGGAAGTGGCTCCATCTTATGTTCTTCCCACGCAGCGTTGTTCAGCTTTTGGCTATTGTCCAAAAGCTGAACAACGAGGGGGAGGGGGATCCTTTCTACAAAGTGTTGGGATTGATCATCTTGATGGAATCTTGGAGGAATCCGATCTTTAGAGTAAGTTTTTCTGCTGTCTTTTTGGCTTCTCActcagtgtgtttttaaaggcaCGAAGCTATCGAGCTATGCTAACAAATTATTAAGGAGCTTTCTCGTCTTGTCTGAGAGTACATAaaggattaaaaacaaacttttgaccaattttaTCCGGCAAAATGATGCCTATTGATGCCAGATCAACAACTTCATCCCCGTTCAGCAGTACACACCTGACTTCTATGTTCGAGCTCTCACCGACGTGCAGTTTGTCAAGGTTGGATCTATTATAGATATTATCAATGTATCATTGTCCCACACggtgcatttagatttaactccAGCAACttaattttgccttttttttcttttaaataatatgtttaggtttaatttattcagtcaatttactttgatttcccGACATGTTtggactgccaactgtcagtctgaataaatgaaactttagccctatccctaacattaacctaggAAATaacctaaaatgtttcttttttttttgtttatgtatttttaaaggtggaatatgctgtgtttaatatgtaaaaaaaaaaaaaaatgttagaagTGGGATTCGACACCACACCGGACTCAAACCCACACCAGCGGAAGGAAAAAATTTTTTCCTTCCGCTGGCCATCCTGACACGATGTTAACACAGGCACATGACAACAAACCACACTCAATTGTCCAACTAATCAGCCAAAATGGTGTAGGTTCAAACACATATATACAGaccttttccaaaaaattagaatattatggAAAAGTTgattaatttccataattccattcaaaaagttaaactttcatagattatagattcagggcccacaatttaaatgatttcaagtatttatttgtttgtttttacataatttgggcttccagctcataaaacccacgaaaacagaaattaaaaaaattagaatactatgaagaaatcaccatttacttctcagtttttgcagaaaaaaagaggagaagaaggactcttttctgatgaaagtgaTTCATtctggaatcaaggtccaagggtttggaggaagacggctGAGGATtagaacccaagctgcttgaggtccagtgtgaaatatccacagtcagtcatgatttgggttGCAATGCTCTCACTTTTTTATGCAAAAATtgagaagtaaatggtgatttcttcacagtattctaaatttttgaattcctgttttcatgagttttatgagctggaagcccaatttatgtaaaaataaacaaataaatacaataaccTGTGCAAATAACTAAGGTGTCGGAATTGCTCCTTTTACCGCCCcaaaaaaattggatttgtATGATcgggtttgtttttgtatattttgtgtgtttttgttgttttgtgtattgtttggagtcatttttttgtgtttactttgggtgcTGCACAAAACCACTTGAGTGTTCTCTAATAAAAAACCATATTACTATGATGTGGTGATGAAGGATGGTCACACCTTGTTGTGCTTCTTTGGAGTTTCCAGGACCAGTTTGAGTTTGCACTGACGGCCGTGGCCGAGGAGGTGAACGCCATCCTCAAAGCTCTCCCCCAGTGAAAAGCATGGGAAACCAGCCTCTCTACACATGATTCCTGCTTTagctcaaaacaaaatacagctCTGTGTTTGTTGCCTTTAACAGTCCGCCATGATGTCAAGCTCATTTTTTTAGTCCAGTTTGTCTCTTGTTCTCGTAATTTTGCATTTGCATTTTACTTTTAGGGTTGCTGAATGTTCTTTTTGGAGTCTTTTCATTTAATCTTCAAGGTTTTTAAGGGTTTAATGTCTGCGTTTCTTTATTAAgcaattgatattattttacCCCTTATTACCGCCTTCAATGCATCCCAAACTTTTAATGGTGCCACCTCCCTGTTATCATTGTGTACCATTTAGTACAATTTAGTGGCAGGACctatttaatctttttaaaaatattctatCTGAGAGTAATGTGTTTAGTTCCAGTTGGTTGGATTTCTTTCTCTCTGTACGTCCACAATACCCAATTCATTTATCAACGTGTTAagtattttactgtttttttttgcgtCTGTATCAATGTCGCCTCCCTGTTCTATACGAGGAAAAATATACATGTTTGAATcccattttatttagtttgtcaAGGTGAGTTTCTTGTAGGTGaatgaataaccaaagaatgaattttttttttagtatttgttttttttatttccattttcctgtttctggttttaaattaataaaacaaaataacaatctgttttttttttttgtttttttttatttggttttgaaacgaaataaccaTAGAACACTGGATTACCGGATTCTTCCTTTAAAGTGCAAATGGCCTCATGTCACAGTGCGAAAACACTTTCAAAAACTGACAAATATTTTtaagaataacaacaaaaattacgGTTGACGTAATGCAGTTTACTTTCatccattttaaataaaaagcgaTACAATAATGCTAGAATTGAACACAACTTAATTCTAAAAAGTGACTCATTGTGCAACTGATAACCTTTACTGAATATAAACACCAAAGTAAAACACTGACACTCCACTGATTTCCacataatttaatttcaaaaataattcttTAAAGTTTTTTCACACATGAAAAATTCTCACATATTATCATTTTTCCCCTGTAAACAAATAATACTTAAATACAATCTTATATCTCTTCTAATGTCTGGAAAATGCAGCGATCAGTTTGTTTCTCACACCTTTACAATCACATCATTTTAACATCTTTTATCCAACATTTGTtgtatttcctttaaaaaatagatttttcaaAGTTCTTTTAACCCGAATTTGTTGTTTTGACTTCatttgtgtaaaaacaaatgccTGAAAATGACTTTCCAAACAttcattgagaaaaaaaaaccttcagaaAGAAGAATTTTTAGGCTTTTCAATACCTatgttttgcacaaaatcaTTCAAATAATTACATATAAATACTACAAACTCAGCAACACTTTGGTTCAAAACTTCTCTGGCTTCAGGACAAATGAGGGAAAATGttcaaatttaaatgttcaatCAGGAGTTCATTCATATTaaagcttaaaaatgactctttTCCCCTCTTACCAGAGACTCTATAAAGGTAAGTGTGAAAAGAGGGAGTGGGTGTGTACATACAGATGTGACAGAGCTATTTGTTACATCTGTAACAAAATTTACTTCCAAAACCCCCTTTTAGTAGGTTTTACTGAACGATATGATGTCAACTCATGGAGCTCTGATATTTAAAGTGAAAGTAGGACTGCACTTTTAAAATCTAAAGTTTTTTTAAGCCTGAGTAAAATTCCCACAAAGTTGAGAACATCTGATGTAGGCCTAAACTTTGAAATATGAGGATCTTAAAGAGTTTTTACGGTCTTGGAGTCCTTTCCTCACCTGACGTCCCAGTCCAAGTCCAGCGGGTGGAAGCGCCCCGAGTCCAGCAGCTTTGAGCCCACCCAGTGTAAAAGCCGGGCGTACCAGTGCACCCCATTCCCGTGCCCCCCGCCAACTGCTCCGACCCACCTGTGGAGCAGCCTTAGCGGGGCAAAGGCGCGGTGAGCCAGGCTGTGCTGGTCCAACACGGCGTAGCAGGACGACAGCACACCGTCCACCACCAGCGTGCCCTGCCAGGTCAGCGGGGCAAACACCCCCCTGCTGGGCTCCACGCTCACCCTGCTGATGCGGGACAACTGCCCCTTGCCGCCCTCAGTGACCAGCACGCACTGACCCGGCCGGGCGTCACTGGCAAACACTGCGCGTAGGTCACCCGGCTCAGACCCTTCAGAACAGTTCCTCTCTGCCACAAAGACGAGGTGGGCTGCGGTGAGGGAGAGCCGGGCTCCGGAGTCTGTGTGCAGGGTGTGGAAGAGTCTGAGGGTCTGGGGGTTTCGGTCGAGGAAAGCCATGACCTCACTGAACACCGGCTCACCATCCGACCAAGCCAGGACGCGCTCTCCGGGGCGTAGGGCGACGATGGGCTTTCGTCCTCCGCCCTCCACCATGACGGAGGCTCCGCCCGGGAAACAACCTCCGGACTTTGCTGCCACGGAGTGATCTGTGGACGGGAAGagataaacaataaaaagataGACCAACTTAAACCTAATGCTACACAACAACCCATAATGACGTGTGcatagtgctgtcaagagataaAAAAAGATTGATTAACTAAATATGCCTTTGTAATTcatctaattaatctctttttaatctcacctaacacttgctgagaaatgccctcaacttgaggtattttcatttaaatgatagACACGGTAGATAAAAAGATTGATATACAAggtgtcaaagtcatttattgtttttaacagacttaaCATACGTATGTGAGACTATAAAGAGCTGCTGATACCTTTAGTTTAGactattgatgtgtactttagtcaatctccaaataataggaaatacagatgaaataaaacatcaggtccagatgtagtgctataaagttagcacatcataaacagaagaacacttttctgaccaatacaattattatacaccaaacttgttttttctctccttcagataataatatgtattattattatctgaaggactcattcattttggttctgaaccctgtcatcttatccagtgtggattggagacactgcgTGCTcgcagcatgtagcagctagcactgtctAAGCTAGCTGTcaatgctacatgtttagcattgaggtgctagctgctacatgtttagcattgaggtgctagctgctacatgtttagcattgaggtgctatctgctatatgtttagcattgaggtgctagctcaGGGGTGCCTGAGCTAGCCCTCAAGTCTCAGGAATCcttgagggccggattcctgagacttttagatgtatctctgctccaacacaccttgttgaaaccaatgtgttgtcatcaagctctgcagaagcatgttAACGTTGTTCAGTTAAGCATGTTCAGTTGATTCAGCTGTAAATACTGcagcacatttgtaaaagtttaaggaacaatttaaaagcatgaatgggGTCCTATTTCCTCCGTACAGCCCCCAGTGATGTGCTGTATGGAGGAAAGACAAGAACATAGCAGCGCTGCATcccgtatgtgtgtgtgtgtgtgtgtgtgtgtgttcctgctgCAGGGTTACAGTATACGGTATTCTGCCgtgaaaggaaaaccaaaaaagtacTTTCAGTACTTGggctttatttagttttaataatctgttttgatctgttctgaatgtgtgtctaaATGACAGCTTAGGTTTGTTTAAGAATTATTTCCAGTCTCACTCACGCTTGCTGTGTTTTAACCCACTCAGGTTTGCGTACACAagctcagacctgacgtgagatctgatcgtagagTACGCTCAcgtcaaaattgataaataccaaacGCACGCCGTACGCTAAAATCTGCATGTATGGAcgattgataaatgagggccaatatgactccaaacatTCAGagaacaacaactaaaacacactaaatgaagtTTAGCGACGTTTCTCATCTTTCCAGTTAAACAGCTGCTTGTGCCCTTTGTGGAGGATTTGGATCAAGTTTGGCCAGATCTATTCCTTTTATGTCTGTAACAAAGACATAAAACTGTAACTGCTATTTTTAGCCATAGcagttaaaaatgacagattttGGATTGGTTCTAAAATGGACTTCCCACGTGGCTGATGCACTGGTGCGTGTATTATGGAGTGGTTTTAATGGCTCTATAGATCCTTGTTCATTAGAAGTTTGATCAAACTGTTTGCTTTCATGTTGTTCCACAGAGAGAAAAgaggaaacaaaacaatttaaatgataCCAACTTGATTGGTTGCCCTTCTGATCAAGTCAAGGACTGGGCTCTCGCTACCCGATCTGGGAGGaagaaaagaggaggaggaaggagaggaagTAGGAAAGAAAGGGGAGAGAGAAAAAGGAAATCTCAGTTACCGcccactcagtgtgtgtgtgtgtatttctgcagGGCTGTGTTACTTTCAGCACGTCAGCGCTATGAaggtaaatatgttgtaaaataggAGAGCTTGACGTGAGAACTTGTATGTaaaaatgtttacttgtatataaaaaaaaaatccacactcGTGTGGAATTAATTCCATatcacaaatgatgggaaaagatgtagatttcaaatttaaacccaaagaaaatattcacacatgCGTGATCTGACTGTCAAGTCACAGGAAAAAATAGTCACAAATGtgtagactgatatttacacaaataaaatgacagctgcaaactcgtaatccaacatttactcAGGTGTTTTTTCTTATTACTCGTGCCAATTATCGTGTACAACCAAAACGCTGTTGATACAACTCTTCCAATCTGACGccacagatgcacaaactaaaTTTCTCGTGTAAATCAAAACATTTTGCAAGAAAATGCTGCCCTcctgtgtgtggattttttacacaggacaacatttttacaaagaaagtgtctatttgtacagttgctgtacggacaacccccggtgctattggtatatATTAATGAAGTATacgtatgtagcgtcttagggttattTCGCAAAAAaatttacggttaggtt
This is a stretch of genomic DNA from Gouania willdenowi chromosome 2, fGouWil2.1, whole genome shotgun sequence. It encodes these proteins:
- the ihha gene encoding indian hedgehog signaling molecule a — its product is MLLRTLVTCLAGCALLLCPVCEGCGPGRGYGKRRPPRKLAPLAYKQFSPNVAEKTLGASGRYEGKITRNSERFKELTPNYNPDIIFKDEENTGADRMMTQRCKDKLNSLAISVMNLWPGVRLRVTEGWDEDGHHSEESLHYEGRAVDITTSDRDRNKYAMLARLAVEAGFDWVYYGTKAHIHCSVKSDHSVAAKSGGCFPGGASVMVEGGGRKPIVALRPGERVLAWSDGEPVFSEVMAFLDRNPQTLRLFHTLHTDSGARLSLTAAHLVFVAERNCSEGSEPGDLRAVFASDARPGQCVLVTEGGKGQLSRISRVSVEPSRGVFAPLTWQGTLVVDGVLSSCYAVLDQHSLAHRAFAPLRLLHRWVGAVGGGHGNGVHWYARLLHWVGSKLLDSGRFHPLDLDWDVR